GGTGCGGTACCGCTTCAACCCGGTTGTGGTGACGGCGACCAAAGTGCGGGAGGCGCAGCGGGATTTGGCGGCCAGCATCACGCTCATCGATGGGGCGCGACTGGCGCTCGCTCCGAGCGTGGCGGTATTTGACCTGGTGCAGACGCATGTGCCCAGCCTCTTTGTGACGCAATGGGGGGTGATGGGTTATGGCGTTGCCGGGAGCGCGGCAGGCAAGATAGCCATGCGCGGCCTTGGCGGTACGGCCGACACGCACGTGCTCATCCTGCGCAACGGCAGGCCGGACTTTATGGGGCTCATGGGGTGCACAATTGGCGACGAGTTCGTCACCGACGGCATCGACCGGGTGGAGGTGGTGCGTGGGCCGGCCTCTTTCCTGTACGGCACCAATGCCACTGCCGGGGTGATCAACATCGTCACTCAAGGCCTGGAGCGACCCGGCTTTGCCACCAGCTTCGCCGGGGGCGTCGGCAGTTTTGCCATGCGACACCTCTCCGCACGCCATGCCGGCCGCCTCAACAAGTTCAACTATCAGTTGACGGCGGCACGGCGCAGCACTGACGGTCATCGCCAGGATGGCAATGCTGCCTACGAGGGCAACTTCTTCACCGCCCATTTCGGCTACGATGTGGCGCCGCGCACGGCCATTGAGGCCAATGCGACGCTCGCCGACCTCTACCTCTATGACCCCGGCCCGGTCAGCAAGCCGGCCAGGGATGATTGGTACGACATCCGCCGCTGGGGAGGGGACCTGACAGTCAACCACTCGAGCTGGTTGGGGGAAAGTTACCTCAAGCTTCACGCCAACTACGGTCGGCACCGCTTTTTCGACGGGTGGCGTTCCTTCGACCGCATGATGGGGCTCATGGTCTACCACAACGTGCGCCTCCTCCGCGGCAACACGACCACCGTGGGCTTTGACCTGAAACGTTACGGTGGAGACGCCCAAAACAGCGTGAGTGGTACCGACTATGGTCGCTACTATCTCAGCGAGTGGGCACCCTACGTGCACACGCAGCAGTTGCTATTCGGCCGCCTAATCGCCTCCGCGGGTGTGCGCCTGGAGCATCACGAGCTCTATGGCTGGGAGGTTCTGCCCAAAGTTGGCTTGGTAGCCCACACGACCCGCAGCACCTCCTTGCGTGCCGCGATAGCCAAAGGGTTCAGAAGCCCATCGATTCGCGAGCTCTACTTCTTTCCGCCGCACAATCCGGATCTGCTGCCTGACGAAATCTGGAACTATGAGCTCGGGGTTGACCAACACCTTGGCTCGCGCCTTCGTGTGGAGGCAACCTTGTATCGGCTGCGTGGCGACAACCTGATCGTCATTGCCAAGAACGCTACGCCTCCGCCCCTGTTCAAGCTGAGCAATTCCGGGCGGGTGGCGAACACCGGGTACGAGCTCGTCTGGCAGTGGGAGCCGGTGGACAGACTGGAGCTGGGCGGATCGTGGTCGCACATTGTGGACATGGAGGTCACCGTTCCGAACGCACCGCGCAAAAAAGTGACCGCCTATGCTTCGTGGCGGATAGGGCGTTTCTTGTTGGTCGCCGATGCCACCG
This is a stretch of genomic DNA from Calditrichota bacterium. It encodes these proteins:
- a CDS encoding TonB-dependent receptor; the protein is MSLRRLLLLGCVMGLIGTQGWADLKEETPADSVRYRFNPVVVTATKVREAQRDLAASITLIDGARLALAPSVAVFDLVQTHVPSLFVTQWGVMGYGVAGSAAGKIAMRGLGGTADTHVLILRNGRPDFMGLMGCTIGDEFVTDGIDRVEVVRGPASFLYGTNATAGVINIVTQGLERPGFATSFAGGVGSFAMRHLSARHAGRLNKFNYQLTAARRSTDGHRQDGNAAYEGNFFTAHFGYDVAPRTAIEANATLADLYLYDPGPVSKPARDDWYDIRRWGGDLTVNHSSWLGESYLKLHANYGRHRFFDGWRSFDRMMGLMVYHNVRLLRGNTTTVGFDLKRYGGDAQNSVSGTDYGRYYLSEWAPYVHTQQLLFGRLIASAGVRLEHHELYGWEVLPKVGLVAHTTRSTSLRAAIAKGFRSPSIRELYFFPPHNPDLLPDEIWNYELGVDQHLGSRLRVEATLYRLRGDNLIVIAKNATPPPLFKLSNSGRVANTGYELVWQWEPVDRLELGGSWSHIVDMEVTVPNAPRKKVTAYASWRIGRFLLVADATGVRDWYGRDNASPKPNLYRMDDYLVVNLSAKVNLFGPLAVRMNARNLLDAQYQAMWGYPMPGRTLDGGFVVTF